In Penicillium oxalicum strain HP7-1 chromosome I, whole genome shotgun sequence, a single window of DNA contains:
- a CDS encoding V-type proton ATPase 16 kDa proteolipid subunit 2, with protein MADSEYAPLFAPFFSFAGIASAMVFGAGGAAYGTAKSGIGIAGVGTFRPDLIMKVGLPRWRGIGCMKASRTSSARCMEMLMWLLLQSLIPVVMSGIIAVYGLVISVLIVGDIRPDQQQSLYKGAMHLAAGLSVGLSGLAAGYTIGIVGDAGVRAYMQQSRVYVGMILILIFGEVLGLYGLIVGLILNSKS; from the exons ATGGCGGACAGCGAGTATGCACCCTTGTTCGCCCCATTCTTCTCCTTT GCCGGTATTGCATCCGCA ATGGTCTTTGGAG CTGGCGGAGCAGCTTATGGCACAGCCAAGTCTGGCATCGGTATTGCAGGTGTCGGCACATTCCGTCCGGACCTGATCATGAAGGTCGGTCTTCCCAGATGGCGTGGCATCGGGTGCATGAAGGCCTCGAGAACGTCCTCGGCGCGCTGCATGGAAATGCTAATGTGGTTGCTTTTACAGTCGCTCATCCCCGTCGTCATGTCCGGTATCATTGCAGTTTACGGTCTCGTCATCTCGgtcctcatcgtcggagATATCAGACCTGACCAACAGCAGAGCTTGTACAA GGGCGCCATGCATCTTGCGGCGGGCTTGTCTGTGGGTCTCTCCGGTCTTGCTGCCGGCTATACTATTGGGATTGTTGGCGACGCG GGCGTCCGCGCGTACATGCAGCAGTCACGAGTATACGTCGGGATGATTCTGATTCTGATTTTCGGCGAAGTTCTGGGTCTTTATGG TCTGATTGTCGGGTTGATTTTGAACTCCAAGTCGTGA
- a CDS encoding cAMP-dependent protein kinase catalytic subunit 3, producing the protein MTTGTVKPSASNEPQGSSPAHKHHMMRAHDLLEKERHLIHSIRRAAPHRSANPFVVSERQGERQLCISSKTLSADDFHLIKTLGTGTFARVWLTRFKDETDTNKVYALKILRKGDVIKLKQVEHVRNERKTLAAVVGHPFITNLVASFSDEQNLYMLLDYCPGGEIFTYLRRSKRFDEETSQFYAAEITMTIEFLHDIHGVAYRDLKPENILIDAEGHIKLVDFGFAKTVENRETYTLCGTPEYLAPEVIHNSGHGLAVDWWALGILIYEFLVGQPPFWDQNPMRIYEQIVDGYINFPPEMPPAAQNIVSLLCKTNPSERLGHISGGSTRVKSHPFFGQIAWDDLFYRRVKGPIIPRLAHAADASNFEEYPDSDNRNQNLYTDDLKKKYEPLFSDF; encoded by the exons ATGACGACGGGAACTGTCAAACCTTCGGCGTCAAATGAGCCGCAGGGCAGTTCGCCCGCTCACAAGCACCACATGATGCGCGCCCATGACCTtctcgagaaggagagacaTCTCATCCATTCGATCCGTCGCGCCGCCCCACACCGATCTGCGAACCCTTTCGTCGTCAGCGAGCGCCAGGGCGAGAGACAACTCTGTATTTCCTCCAAGACCTTAAGTGCCGACGACTTTCACTTGATCAAGACTCTGGGGACTG GGACCTTTGCCCGAGTATGGCTCACGCGCTTCAAGGACGAGACGGACACGAACAAAGTTTATGCGCTGAAGATTCTGCGCAAGGGTGACG TGATCAAATTGAAGCAGGTCGAGCATGTGCGCAACGAACGCAAAACCCTGGCCGCGGTCGTTGGACATCCTTTCATCACGAATCTCGTCGCGTCCTTCTCGGATGAGCAGAATCTCTACATGTTG CTGGACTACTGTCCGGGTGGCGAGATTTTCACTTATTTGCGCCGGTCGAAACGATTCGATGAAGAGACATCGCAATTCTATGCCGCAGAAATCACGATGACtattgaatttcttcacgACATTCATGGCGTGGCGTACCGTGACTTGAAGCCCGAGAACATTCTTATTGACGCCGAGGGTCACATCAAGCTGGTCGATTTTGGATTTGCCAAAACGGTCGAGAACCGCGAGACATACACCTTATGCGGCACCCCCGAATACCTAGCTCCCGAAGTCATCCACAACAGCGGACATGGCCTCGCCGTTGACTGGTGGGCGCTCGGAATCTTGATCTACGAATTCCTTGTCGGACAACCTCCATTTTGGGATCAAAACCCCATGCGCATCTACGAGCAAATCGTCGATGGGTACATCAATTTCCCACCGGAGATGCCTCCAGCCGCGCAAAACATTGTTTCGCTCCTGTGCAAGACCAATCCTTCCGAAAGACTGGGCCATATCTCGGGCGGCTCGACTCGGGTCAAATCTCACCCCTTCTTTGGACAAATTGCCTGGGATGATTTGTTCTACCGTCGTGTCAAGGGCCCAATCATCCCCCGACTGGCCCACGCAGCGGACGCGAGCAACTTTGAAGAGTACCCAGACTCTGATAACCGTAACCAGAATCTCTACACTGATgacttgaagaagaaatacGAGCCACTTTTCAGTGATTTTTGA
- a CDS encoding Initiation-specific alpha-1,6-mannosyltransferase has translation MPAYRRGLLVAVCLLAFIYLFRSGRPAEIPGAPGYRPVPGISQEEQDALSQHKTKKAFARQQHALSFGSAPLRDRLRYQFPYDLRSRFPAYIWQTWKYDPSSIWFKDGLREPEASWTTLHPGFTHEVITDDVQRHLIMYLYASLPDVFEAYDSLPLPVMKADFFRYLILLARGGIYSDIDTVALKPAPYWLPDELDRSKVGIIFGIEADPDRPDWHDWYSRRIQFCQWTIVAKPGHPILRDMVAYITEQALRMKRAGILKVGKMDKTVMEFTGPGAWTDAIFRYLNNPDYFQITPGEKNITYEDFSGQTSHRKVGDVVVLPITSFSPGVGQMNAGDTDDPMAFVQHHFDGSWKTDPSL, from the exons ATGCCGGCATATCGCAGGGGCCTTCTCGTCGCGGTCTGCCTCCTGGCTTTTATCTACCTCTTTCGCTCGGGGCGACCAGCCGAAATCCCAGGTGCGCCTGGATATCGGCCAGTGCCGGGAATTTCTCAGGAGGAGCAGGATGCACTATCCCAGCacaagaccaagaaggcATTTGCGAGGCAGCAACACGCGCTTTCGTTTGGAAGCGCGCCCTTGCGCGACCGCTTGCGATACCAATTCCCTTATGATCTGCGGAGCAGATTTCCGGCATACATATGGCAGACTTGGAAGTATGATCCGTCTTCCATCTGGTTTAAAGACGGGCTTCGCGAACCCGAGGCCTCATGGACTACCTTGCATCCTGGGTTTACGCACGAGGTAATAACAGACGATGTGCAAAGGCATTTGATCATGTACCTTTACGCATCTCTCCCCGATGTCTTTGAGGCCTACGACTCGTTGCCACTCCCGGTCATGAAAGCCGACTTCTTTAGATACCTGATACTGCTCGCACGAGGTGGGATCTACAGTGACATCGATACCGTCGCTCTCAAACCAGCTCCATATTGGTTGCCCGATGAGCTCGATCGATCTAAAGTGGGCATAATTTTCGGAATCGAGGCGGACCCGGATCGACCAGATTGGCATGACTGGTATTCCCGTCGAATCCAATTTTGTCAATGGACCATCGTCGCAAAACCGGGTCATCCCATTTTGCGTGACATGGTCGCATATATCACAGAGCAGGCGTTGCGGATGAAGAGGGCCGGAATTCTCAAAGTTGGCAAGATGGATAAGACAGTGATGGAATTCACGGGACCGGGTGCCTGGACTGACGCCATCTTCCGCTACCTCAATAACCCCGACTACTTCCAAATCACACCGGGTGAGAAAAATATCACCTACGAGGACTTTAGCGGCCAGACCAGCCACCGAAAAGTAGGCGATGTGGTTGTCTTGCCTATTACAAGCTTCAGTCCCGGTGTCGGACAAATGAACGCCGGAGATACGGATGATCCTATGGCCTTCGTGCAGCATCACTTTGACG GGTCGTGGAAGACAGATCCCTCTCTATAG
- a CDS encoding Serine O-succinyltransferase — protein sequence MSSLYTFSRASSRTIRATQWRVNGQASFLSGRARPLSAHVKALHSAPSRKSSAATATATANAKDSTNPPMSFPCLDAQDAKSQQLSARSLQSGPEPSYTSGQHERFHCEEPLLLDWGGRLQEFDIAYETWGQLNQNKSNVILLHTGLSASSHAHSTAANPKPGWWEKFIGPGLPLDTNKYFVICTNVIGGCYGSTGPSSVDPSDGQRYATRFPILTLEDMVRAQFRLLDYLGIQKLAASVGSSMGGMQSLAAGVLFPERVGKIVSISGCARSHPYSIAMRHTQRQVLMMDPNWSRGFYYDAIPPHSGMKLAREIATVTYRSGPEWEMRFGRRRADPSKQPALCPDFLIETYLDHAGEKFCLEYDPNSLLYVSKAMDLFDLGHENQSRTRHRRAESEIRIARGEGMQNQSDPACSLTLPDKPYEEQPEAAASVPSPDQKVSSVESNGPPKDLVRGLAPLKDHPVLVMGVASDILFPAWQQREIAETLRAGGNKNVEHIELGEDLSLFGHDTFLLDLKNIGGALGRFLE from the coding sequence ATGTCGTCTCTTTACACTTTTTCTCGTGCTTCATCGCGCACGATTCGAGCGACACAATGGCGAGTGAACGGACAAGCAAGCTTCCTCTCCGGCAGGGCTCGGCCGTTATCGGCCCATGTTAAAGCGTTGCATAGTGCACCTTCACGAAAGTCTTCAGCGGCGACCGCGACGGCGACGGCGAATGCAAAGGACTCGACCAACCCGCCTATGTCCTTTCCATGCCTCGACGCACAGGACGCCAAATCACAACAGCTCTCTGCGCGGTCACTACAGTCCGGACCCGAACCATCGTATACCTCCGGCCAACACGAGCGGTTTCATTGTGAGGAGCCACTTCTGCTCGATTGGGGTGGCAGACTGCAGGAATTTGATATCGCATACGAGACTTGGGGTCAATTGAATCAGAATAAAAGCAACGTTATCCTCTTGCATACCGGATTATCAGCTTCGAGTCACGCACACAGCACAGCCGCAAATCCCAAGCCGGGCTGGTGGGAGAAGTTTATCGGACCGGGTCTGCCTCTGGACACAAACAAGTACTTTGTGATTTGCACCAATGTGATCGGAGGCTGCTACGGCAGTACAGGGCCATCCTCGGTGGACCCTTCAGATGGCCAGCGGTATGCGACCCGATTTCCCATATTGACATTGGAGGATATGGTTCGCGCGCAGTTCCGGTTACTGGATTACCTGGGAATTCAAAAGCTGGCTGCCTCGGTTGGATCGAGTATGGGAGGCATGCAGAGTCTCGCCGCGGGCGTTCTGTTCCCCGAGCGTGTGGGCAAGATTGTCAGTATCAGTGGCTGCGCCCGAAGCCACCCGTACAGTATCGCGATGCGTCACACGCAACGCCAGGTATTGATGATGGATCCAAACTGGTCCCGCGGGTTCTACTATGATGCAATCCCACCACACTCAGGAATGAAACTCGCGCGGGAGATTGCGACCGTCACCTATCGCAGCGGACCCGAGTGGGAAATGCGATTTGGGCGTCGTCGTGCAGATCCCAGCAAGCAGCCTGCACTCTGTCCTGACTTCCTCATCGAGACATACCTTGACCACGCAGGCGAAAAATTCTGCCTGGAGTACGACCCGAACAGTCTTTTATATGTTTCCAAGGCCATGGATCTCTTTGACCTCGGCCATGAGAATCAAAGCCGAACCCGCCATCGTCGGGCAGAGTCTGAGATTCGCATCGCTCGTGGAGAGGGCATGCAGAATCAGTCCGACCCTGCTTGCAGTCTGACCCTACCTGATAAACCATACGAAGAACAGCCTGAAGCTGCTGCCTCCGTTCCCTCTCCTGATCAAAAGGTGTCATCCGTGGAGTCCAATGGGCCTCCGAAGGACCTCGTCCGGGGCTTGGCTCCTCTGAAAGACCACCCCGTCTTGGTCATGGGCGTTGCCAGTGACATCCTTTTCCCTGCGTGGCAGCAGCGCGAAATTGCAGAGACTCTTCGTGCAGGCGGCAATAAGAATGTTGAGCATATAGAGCTTGGCGAGGACCTCTCGTTGTTTGGTCATGATACATTCTTGCTAGATCTCAAGAACATCGGTGGCGCGTTGGGCCGATTTTTGGAATAA
- a CDS encoding tRNA threonylcarbamoyladenosine dehydratase 2 — translation MTRSNSRWWHASDDADLAYGFDSDDLNTRFAGPSHSARPTLTREELDRLDTRAQGEDPTKSGLIENMSSWLHRQAGSQTSQLATTAVLSGAAVASAILGYQAYRRKEAVHDLKASIPGLDEENPASKVGSFKYGSAQHSFLGVACLGRPAYWAAPDLTIPLSKEDERGAALARRAQQGDYDDDLILEQLARNRVFLKDEGLAKLRGSYIVVVGCGGVGSHAAASLARSGVSKIRLIDFDQVTLSSLNRHALATLADVGTPKVHCIRRRLEQIAPWVMFDCRNELFGKDAAEDLLGSWTLTHEGEGRRPDYVLDCIDNITSKVELLHYCHKNGLPVISSMGAGCKSDPTRVVVGDISTSTDDPLCRSTRRRLKMLGVNTGIPTVFSTERTAPGKASLLPLPEDEFSKGKVGELSVLPDFRVRILPVLGTMPAVFGYTLANHVICSVSGYPLDYNTAGKGREKMYDSILASLSSFLEKQVRQVGGQDPVGLRLPIGKDDVQYLVEEVFRGKSVVTGLSNRLVLIPWTVPAQGFQMDLTWEKDGQKLFRLDAADLVCMTKDEATRHEREVLRGGKRAEELYDEVVLNRVTLRRKEVEEWKTQNEEYFQVQ, via the exons ATGACTCGCTCTAATTCCCGATGGTGGCACGCCTCCGACGACGCCGATCTTGCCTATGGATTCGATTCTGACGATTTGAATACTAGATTCGCCGGGCCCTCCCATTCTGCTCGCCCAACACTCACTCGTGAAGAGCTTGATCGGTTAGACACACGAgcgcaaggagaagatccaaCCAAGAGCGGATTAATCGAGAATATGTCATCTTGGCTACACCGGCAGGCCGGGTCGCAAACGTCCCAACTTGCGACAACGGCGGTTCTGTCCGGTGCGGCTGTTGCCAGTGCGATTCTTGGATACCAGGCCTACCGGCGAAAGGAGGCGGTACACGACCTGAAGGCTTCTATCCCAGGGCTGGACGAAGAAAATCCTGCGAGCAAGGTCGGTTCTTTCAAGTATGGGTCTGCGCAGCACTCGTTTCTGGGTGTTGCTTGTTTGGGCCGCCCGGCATATTGGGCAG CGCCCGACCTTACTATCCCATTGAGCAAGGAGGATGAGCGCGGTGCTGCACTTGCTCGTCGCGCGCAGCAGGGTGATTACGATGACG ATCTGATCCTGGAGCAGCTCGCACGAAACCGTGTCTTCCTCAAGGATGAGGGTCTCGCCAAGCTTCGAGGGTCTTACATTGTGGTCGTGGGCTGTGGTGGTGTCGGATCTCACGCTGCGGCGTCCTTGGCTCGTTCCGGAGTCTCCAAGATTCGACTGATCGATTTTGATCAGGTCACGCTTTCTTCACTGAATCGCCACGCCTTGGCCACTCTCGCCGACGTGGGCACGCCCAAGGTTCACTGCATCCGGAGGCGACTGGAGCAGATTGCGCCGTGGGTCATGTTTGACTGTCGCAATGAACTTTTCGGCAAGGATGCTGCCGAGGACCTTCTTGGGTCCTGGACGTTAACCCATGAGGGAGAAGGCCGTCGCCCAGACTACGTGCTGGATTGTATTGACAACATCACATCCAAGGTGGAATTGCTGCATTATTGTCACAAGAATGGATTGCCGGTGATTTCATCCATGGGTGCGGGATGCAAGTCAGACCCGACTCGCGTAGTGGTGGGCGATATTTCGACGAGTACGGACGACCCGCTTTGCCGCAGTACGCGGCGCCGGCTGAAGATGCTGGGAGTCAACACAGGTATTCCCACCGTCTTCTCCACCGAACGAACCGCTCCCGGCAAGGCGAGTCTTCTCCCACTTCCGGAGGATGAATTCTCCAAGGGTAAGGTGGGCGAGCTGAGTGTTTTGCCCGACTTCCGAGTCCGCATCCTCCCCGTTCTGGGCACGATGCCTGCAGTCTTTGGCTACACGCTGGCCAATCACGTCATCTGTAGCGTGTCTGGATATCCGCTCGATTACAACACCGCTGGCAAGGGCCGTGAGAAGATGTATGATTCGATCTTGGCCTCACTGTCAAGCTTCTTGGAGAAGCAGGTCCGTCAGGTCGGGGGGCAAGATCCCGTCGGTCTTCGCCTGCCTATCGGCAAGGACGATGTTCAATATCTTGTCGAAGAGGTGTTCCGCGGCAAGAGTGTTGTAACTGGTCTCTCCAATCGCCTTGTTCTCATTCCTTGGACGGTCCCCGCGCAAGGCTTCCAGATGGATCTCACCTGGGAGAAGGACGGGCAGAAGCTTTTCAGGCTCGATGCGGCGGATTTGGTCTGCATGACCAAGGATGAGGCAACTCGTCATGAGCGTGAGGTTCTCCGGGGTGGGAAGAGAGCTGAGGAGCTGTATGACGAGGTGGTCTTGAACCGGGTAACCTTGAGGCGGAAGGAAGTCGAGGAGTGGAAGACGCAGAATGAGGAATATTTCCAAGTGCAGTAG
- a CDS encoding Phosphatidylinositol 3-kinase produces MEAFTFALSTQLDLPLWIKIGSLEGKQKQIPFSRLVQNPQLRYLGSSQNPCSDLFVTAQLWADSKPLGVPLQTAYKAFKASRVWNEWLQMPVSLKDAPLNTQIAITVWDLSPLAGERPQGHDVPFGGTTVSLFDSEGKLRMGRQKCKIYRHKAADGFASTTTPSLPAPKRRKRRNRAAEDLEQSPAEAELERIEVLIKKHEMGEITRIDWMDQMVFRQLEKLKIQAEEAARKRAISLKASRQRRGSAGGSNDDSSGDEDFDDENFVLYIDFPRFDHPVVWADHQYAPPPVSSYPQNAPNHPSSTLKPVPEVRFGPGIEGADGAGVIRIYDPEVGQAGNPCEDKHRRLIRSHRTGFMDRDLKPNPKNRDELNVILSYEPTQDLTAEEKDLIWRFRYYLTREKRALTKFVKSVNWRDEGESRQAVEILPKWTEIDVDDALELLGPTFDNPAVRSYAVARLRKADDDELLLYLLQLVQALKYEENSGRESEEAAHDSSLANFLVTRAATNFKLGNSLHWYLMVECDDPSPGTLSNQRRLFARVEYYFMAELEKVHAEHRKILLRQGEMITVLSKIAKDIRFSRETRPAKIEKLKKALRDPKNELLQIDPPLPLPLDPDVSIVGCYPDEANVFKSTLSPLNITFKTSEGKRYPLLFKVGDDLRQDQLVIQIIILMDRLLQKENLDLKLTPYRILATSSTAGAVQFIPSTSLSAASAKYKSILTYLKEHNPDDNEPLGVRKETMDTYIKSCAGYCVITYLLGVGDRHLENLLLAPDGHFFHADFGFILGRDPKPFAPMMKLCKEMVEGMGGTTSPHYLQFKQYCYTAYTTLRKSANLILNLFSLMVDANIPDIRVEPDKAVLKVKERFHLEMTEEEAIRHFEQLIGDSVNAIFGVVIDRLHEFVQGWRA; encoded by the exons ATGGAAGCCTTCACATTTGCACTGTCTACTCAGTTGGATCTTCCATTATGGATCAAGAT TGGTTCGTTAGAGGGCAAACAGAAGCAAATCCCATTCTCTCGTCTTGTCCAGAATCCCCAATTACGGTATCTTGGGTCTTCTCAGAATCCTTGCTCGGACCTTTTCGTGACTGCACAGCTATGGGCGGACTCGAAGCCTCTTGGCGTTCCATTGCAGACCGCCTATAAGGCTTTCAAAGCCAGTCGAGTATGGAATGAATGGCTTCAAATGCCAGTGTCACTCAAGGATGCTCCGCTCAACACTCAAATTGCAATCACGGTCTGGGACTTGTCACCGCTCGCGGGAGAAAGACCTCAGGGACACGATGTTCCATTCGGTGGCACAACCGTCTCCTTATTCGATTCAGAAGGGAAACTTAGGATGGGTCGGCAGAAATGCAAAATCTATCGCCACAAGGCTGCAGATGGATTCGCTTCAACAACGACCCCTAGTCTACCAGCACCGAAGCGGCGGAAGCGAAGAAATAGGGCAGCAGAGGACCTAGAGCAGTCTCCGGCCGAGGCGGAATTAGAACGCATCGAGGTTTTGATCAAGAAGCACGAGATGGGTGAAATCACGCGCATTGACTGGATGGACCAAATGGTATTTCGCCAGCTTGAAAAACTCAAAATTCAGGCAGAAGAAGCGGCTCGCAAGAGAGCTATCTCTCTGAAAGCTTCGCGACAACGTCGGGGCAGCGCTGGAGGCAGCAATGACGACAGCTCCGGCGATGAAgactttgacgatgagaaTTTTGTCCTCTATATCGACTTTCCACGCTTTGATCACCCAGTTGTTTGGGCTGATCACCAGTATGCACCTCCGCCAGTCTCATCGTATCCACAGAACGCTCCTAACCATCCATCATCGACATTGAAGCCTGTTCCTGAAGTTCGCTTTGGTCCTGGCATCGAAGGTGCTGACGGTGCGGGTGTCATCAGAATTTATGACCCGGAAGTAGGGCAAGCAGGAAATCCTTGCGAAGATAAACACCGAAGGTTGATTCGGAGCCATCGAACCGGATTTATGGACCGGGATCTGAAACCAAATCCCAAAAATCGGGACGAACTCAACGTCATTCTCTCCTATGAGCCGACTCAAGATCTGACAGCTGAGGAGAAAGACCTTATATGGAGATTCAGGTACTATTTGACGCGAGAAAAGAGGGCATTGACCAAGTTCGTCAAATCGGTTAATTGGCGCGATGAAGGCGAATCCCGACAGGCCGTGGAAATCCTACCAAAGTGGACGGAGATTGATGTCGACGATGCGCTGGAGCTGCTGGGTCCAACATTTGACAATCCCGCCGTCCGTTCCTATGCAGTCGCACGATTGCGTAAagctgatgatgacgagcTGCTTTTGTACCTCTTACAGTTGGTGCAAGCCTTGAAGTACGAGGAAAACTCCGGAAGGGAGTCGGAAGAAGCAGCGCATGACTCATCGCTGGCCAACTTTCTTGTCACGCGCGCTGCTACTAATTTCAAACTCGGGAATTCCTTGCACTGGTACCTCATGGTTGAGTGTGACGATCCCAGTCCTGGAACATTGTCCAATCAGCGCCGGCTTTTCGCTCGTGTTGAGTACTATTTCATGGCGGAGCTCGAGAAGGTCCATGCTGAGCACCGTAAGATACTTCTTCGCCAAGGGGAAATGATCACCGTACTTTCAAAAATCGCAAAAGACATTCGCTTCTCCAGAGAGACCCGACCGGCCAAAATCGAAAAGCTGAAAAAAGCTCTTCGTGATCCCAAGAATGAGCTGCTGCAAATCGATCCACCGCTCCCACTTCCACTTGATCCGGACGTTTCAATCGTTGGTTGTTACCCAGACGAGGCCAATGTGTTCAAATCAACTCTGTCTCCGCTAAATATCACATTTAAAACAAGTGAAGGGAAACGATATCCGCTTCTGTTCAAGGTTGGCGACGATCTTCGACAGGATCAACTGGTGATTCAAATTATCATACTCATGGATCGACTcttgcaaaaagaaaatctcgACCTCAAATTGACACCATACCGCATCCTCGCAACCAGTTCTACGGCCGGTGCTGTTCAGTTCATTCCCTCCACCTCGCTTTCGGCAGCATCTGCCAAGTACAAATCTATCCTGACCTACTTGAAGGAGCACAACCCCGATGACAATGAGCCCTTAGGTGTCCGCAAAGAGACCATGGACACATATATCAAATCCTGTGCTGGTTATTGCGTGATCACATACCTTTTGGGTGTCGGCGACCGCCATTTGGAAAACTTGCTCCTAGCTCCAGATGGTCACTTCTTCCACGCCGACTTTGGTTTCATTCTAGGCCGTGATCCTAAACCGTTCGCTCCGATGATGAAACTGTGTAAGGAGATGGTCGAGGGTATGGGTGGTACGACCTCGCCCCATTACCTACAGTTCAAGCAATACTGCTATACCGCCTACACGACTCTACGAAAGTCCGCAAACCTGATTCTGAACTTGTTTAGTTTGATGGTGGATGCAAATATTCCTGACATCAGAGTTGAGCCTGACAAAGCCGTGCTGAAGGTCAAAGAGCGCTTCCACCTTGaaatgaccgaggaggaggccatcCGGCACTTTGAGCAGCTCATTGGTGACAGCGTCAATGCCATATTTGGCGTTGTCATTGATCGATTGCATGAATTCGTTCAAGGCTGGCGAGCATGA